The Streptomyces sp. NBC_01275 genome has a segment encoding these proteins:
- a CDS encoding PspC domain-containing protein, translated as MTDHQHAADAVPDGGAAPDAAAPSTGAPGAAGEKPRAHGKQDRHGGQGRHGTQADAGQAPEGGEAVERPPRFRRDRRHKMLAGVCAGLGRQYDMDPVIFRITLAVLSATGGIGLIFYGFAWLFVPYADEEENEVRKLLTGRVDGQALTAVLFALVGCGVFLSMLNNGSVLTFAVVLSLLLAGAGYWSRHRDSSDPDPLAAQAVADAPPEAQAPPVPSAYPSWWRDPIVKDGTHVGGTGYLWGPRDSRGRDISAYVNVSLTGHEHDPDGPEDIRTPPGRSSGPRGPRWIGGWVFLLALLAGTLATRLLWDDHALGTSLQAGLAAALIVLGAGIAVSSFLGRTGAGSVFLAILTAALLAGSTALPKDIGTHWIDTTWQPTAVADVREAYDLGTGAGTLDLSRLELAKGQTVSTNAEVGVGKLRVIVPPDVTVKVKIDVGLGDIQLPGDDKKDVDVEPGKHQETTLTPVSGAKDAGTIDLDLQVGAGQAEVARATS; from the coding sequence ATGACAGATCACCAGCACGCCGCGGACGCCGTGCCCGACGGGGGCGCCGCGCCCGACGCGGCCGCCCCGTCCACCGGCGCCCCGGGCGCCGCAGGTGAGAAGCCTCGCGCGCACGGAAAGCAGGACAGGCACGGAGGGCAGGGAAGGCACGGAACCCAGGCCGATGCGGGCCAGGCTCCGGAAGGCGGCGAGGCGGTCGAGCGCCCGCCCAGGTTCCGGCGCGACCGGCGGCACAAGATGCTCGCCGGGGTGTGCGCGGGCCTCGGGCGGCAGTACGACATGGACCCGGTCATCTTCCGGATCACCCTCGCCGTGCTCTCCGCGACCGGCGGCATCGGCCTCATCTTCTACGGTTTCGCCTGGCTCTTCGTCCCGTATGCCGACGAGGAGGAGAACGAGGTACGGAAGCTGCTGACCGGCCGGGTCGACGGCCAGGCCCTCACGGCCGTGCTGTTCGCACTGGTCGGCTGCGGGGTGTTCCTGTCGATGCTGAACAACGGCAGCGTGCTGACCTTCGCCGTCGTCCTCTCCCTGCTCCTCGCGGGCGCCGGGTACTGGTCGCGGCACCGGGACTCCTCCGACCCCGACCCGCTCGCCGCGCAGGCCGTCGCCGACGCCCCGCCGGAGGCGCAGGCGCCGCCGGTCCCGTCCGCCTACCCCTCCTGGTGGCGCGACCCCATCGTCAAGGACGGCACACACGTCGGCGGCACGGGCTATCTGTGGGGTCCGCGCGACTCCCGAGGCCGGGACATCTCGGCGTATGTCAACGTCAGCCTGACCGGCCACGAGCACGACCCGGACGGCCCCGAGGACATACGCACCCCGCCCGGCCGCTCCTCCGGGCCGCGCGGCCCCCGCTGGATCGGCGGCTGGGTCTTCCTGCTGGCCCTGCTCGCGGGCACCCTGGCCACCCGGCTCCTCTGGGACGACCACGCGCTCGGCACCAGCCTGCAGGCCGGCCTCGCGGCCGCGCTCATCGTGCTCGGCGCCGGCATCGCGGTCAGCTCGTTCCTGGGGCGCACGGGCGCGGGGTCGGTGTTCCTGGCGATCCTCACAGCGGCCCTGCTGGCCGGCTCGACGGCCCTGCCCAAGGACATCGGCACGCACTGGATCGACACGACCTGGCAGCCCACGGCGGTGGCGGACGTGCGGGAGGCCTACGACCTGGGCACCGGCGCGGGCACCCTGGACCTGTCCCGGCTGGAGCTGGCCAAGGGGCAGACGGTGAGCACCAACGCCGAGGTGGGGGTGGGCAAGCTGAGGGTGATCGTGCCGCCGGACGTGACCGTGAAGGTGAAGATCGACGTGGGGCTGGGGGACATCCAGCTGCCGGGCGACGACAAGAAGGACGTGGACGTGGAGCCGGGCAAGCACCAGGAGACGACCCTGACCCCGGTGTCGGGCGCGAAGGACGCCGGGACGATCGACCTCGACCTCCAGGTCGGAGCGGGACAGGCGGAGGTGGCCCGTGCTACGTCATGA